The following are encoded together in the Juglans microcarpa x Juglans regia isolate MS1-56 chromosome 2D, Jm3101_v1.0, whole genome shotgun sequence genome:
- the LOC121249437 gene encoding uncharacterized protein LOC121249437, whose product MTKDFKEVNDSKQTDVEPGRPIGTDVWSPLPMNVYRANWDASVDRINSRMGVGMVVRNWEGLVTATLRSSRSLFPDAKLAEAMATLKVVLFCKQLRISRLLLEGDALNVVNDINKETMDWSSAGLIIQDIKTELQSLEYGSAQFISRNSNCIAHCLAKEALKLS is encoded by the coding sequence ATGACTAAGGATTTCAAAGAAGTCAATGACAGTAAACAAACTGATGTGGAACCTGGTAGGCCTATTGGGACAGATGTCTGGAGTCCCCTTCCTATGAACGTTTATAGGGCAAATTGGGATGCCTCTGTTGATCGAATAAATAGTAGAATGGGGGTTGGGATGGTGGTCAGAAACTGGGAAGGACTTGTAACAGCAACTCTGAGATCATCAAGGAGTTTGTTTCCCGATGCTAAACTTGCAGAGGCAATGGCTACACTCAAAGTAGTTCTGTTTTGCAAACAATTAAGAATTTCAAGACTATTATTAGAAGGGGATGCTCTCAATGTAGTTAACGACATCAACAAAGAGACAATGGATTGGAGCTCAGCAGGGCTGATTATTCAAGATATTAAAACTGAACTCCAAAGTTTGGAATATGGGTCTGCTCAGTTCATCTCTAGGAACTCTAATTGTATTGCTCATTGTTTAGCTAAGGAGGCACTAAAACTCTCTTAG